The sequence below is a genomic window from Canis aureus isolate CA01 chromosome 26, VMU_Caureus_v.1.0, whole genome shotgun sequence.
gaatccccctGCTGAATGAATGACACATTTGTGAACTGTGATGGGGCTGGACACCAAGCAGGCCCTCACTGACAAAATCTTTGATAATGCTGCCTAAGTGGGTGTAAAGGCAGCAGCCAGCTCCCCCACCCTGGGAGTCTCTGATTCCTTTTGCACTGCAACAACTGTGGATTTGGAAGAGAAAGTGGGCTGAGTTCCACTCCTCATGCTCCAACACTAGCAACTGGTGGACTGTTTTGGGGGCTGGCTGCTGGAGATGGGAGAAACTGGGGTCAAGGACAGGTGGGGCTGGCCCACTGCAGCAGTCTGAATGAGTCAGATGGCAACTCCAGGGACAGGATGTTCTGGGattcctccccaccaccccttgcccacccccccccccctgccaACTTGAGCCATCCACCTGTCCTGGGTGTGGTACCACACGAGAGCTGGGAGCAGGCTGGGAAGGAGGCCAATGCCAAGCTTCACCTGGCTGTGTGTCCATCCATCCCTGTCCTCCCTCCTTGCCCCTTCAGAAGTCCCatctcagtgaggagtcagcgGGGCCAGGCAGCACTGAATTCCTTCTCCAGACCCTGGACAAACTGGTCATTGAGGAAGAGCAGTTGACCATGGGGCAGGAAGCGGGCAAGGATGCCCTCAATGCGATCTGCCCGAAGCAGGAGGTTGGCGCTTGGGGTCAGCAGCCGAAGGTGGTCGAGGAGGAGGCGTACCAGGAGCCGGAGTGTGCCCTCAGCCAGCAGTAGGTTCTCATGGGCATCTAGCACCAAGGCGAAGCCTAATGAGAGCACACCCAGCCACACCACTGTCCGCACCTCCTGGAAAGGGTCCCCTGCTGCCAGACGGAAGGCCCCAACTGGGGCCTCATGCAAGGGCACTGGCTCATCTGAGGACTGAGGCTGCAGGTCCATGGGGGTCCGGCCAGATGCCTGCTGCTGCAGCCGGCACATCGATTCCACCTGCCTGCAGAGAGTGAGTGGGTCAGACTTCTGTCATCCTCACAGCCACCCTGAGAATTGAGAGTTGCTATTAACTCCACATctcagatgcagaaactgagtcCTAGAGAAACTAAATGACCTGCTCAGTACCACAAAGCAGGAAGCATGAACCATGACAGGAATCCAGGCTCCTGCCTCCAGGCCTTGAATCATTTCATTCCATGTGTTCAAGATAAGGGgtctgggacccctgggtggctcagcagttgagcatctgcctttggctcagggcatgatcccaggatctggaatcaagttccacatcgatccttgcaaggagcctgcttctccctctgcctgtgtctctgcctgtctgtgtctttcatgaataaataaaatctttaaaaaaaaagagagagagagagagagaaggcaggttTTGAACATAGCCCCTTGGGCCAGGAAAGGGCACCAGAAGAAAAAGATCCTGCCCCCACCAATTTCACAGAGGCCTCCTTAACATAAAGAAAAGCAAGCCACAAGAAGTAAAAGCCAcactcaactgggcctctccACCCTGTCCCATCCTGCAACCCTctccaaacaaaaaagaaagacctTCCACTTGGCCATTTAGGATTTTGTAATCACAGTCTGATCCCTCCTGAATCACCTTCTAATTTGGGCCATGCACAGGCTGGTTTTAAAGACCTTTGGTTTTCTgtgccaggcaggggcagggaaggcCCAGAGGAAAAAAGGGGTGGCAAAAGGGCTGCCCCAGAATGTTAATCTCTCCACCCCACACAGAATGCAGAGAGGCAAAGAGATTCTGGCACTTACTGGCTCCATCTGGCTCTGTGAGGGGAAGGTCCAAGGTCAGCCACCACATTTGGAACAGTGTTTTCCACACTGTTCTCTGTGGATCCCAGGCTTTCAGGAGGCTCTGGGCTCAGAGTCCCTATGTAtcacattctctctcctccttagGAGTTCATAAAGCCTGCACATATACTAAAAGCCCTGAGAAATCCTGCACTGCaaagcatgtttatttttttttaatttttttaaatttttatttatttatgatagtcacagagagagaaagagagagaggcagagacacaggcagagggagaagcaggctccatgcaccggaagcccgatgtgggattcgatcccgggtctccaggatcgcgccctgggccaaaggcaggcgccaaaccactgtgccacccagggatcccacaaagcATGTTTAATCTGTTCCAAGGTTTGCCTGCCTACACTCAAATTCCAGTCTGCCATGTTCTAGTTGCATAACCTTGGGCTGGTTAAATCCCTGTacttcagtttattcatctgtaaagcAGGGATAATAACTCGATTTATCTCAATAGATTGTTATAAGAATTAATGAGTTCATATACATGAAATGCTCAGAACATAAACACTTAACACATATGTATAAGCTTGATAAATGCTAGCTGTAAGAGTCATTATAATGACAGCAGCATTTCACAAATACTTGTGAATGAGGGACAACTCGTGGAAACACTACtcagattttctctctgcctcttagtctgattctctgtgcctcctcaaCCCTCCCAAGCACTCCCCCTCCCAAACCCATTACAATCAGGCATGCATTCAGTGAAGGCCTGCGTGTTACCTGGCCACAGCCAAAATCTGCTCCTTTCGGAGGAGCCTGTCCCTCTCAGCACCATGTGGTCGTGGGTCATCGGGTGAATTCTCAGCACCAAAGACACAGGAGTAGAGCACTCGGCAAAGGCCCATGTCCTGGGCCTGTGGAGCCCGCAAGGTGTGGATGAGGAAGGCGTAGACCATGGCTCCAGGGTGGACACTAGAGGGAAGCCAGAGACCTTGGTGAGGTAAGTGTGAAAGCCCAGCAGGGTAGGCAACCATAAAACAGGTCTGGGAGCATATCTGGGGGCTGCTGTGGCTGGTTGGTCACTGGTTCTCCTCCGCCACCCAGGATGTACTCCCTGCCTCTGAATAATGGCATCTGATCAGCAGGACTTCTGTCCATAAGTCAAATAGTGAAGAAATTTCAGGCAACCCCAAACCGGGTTCTACAAAACAAATGGCCAGGAATCTTTAAGAGTGTCAAAGTCACAAGAGTCCAGGGATCCTGGGCTGCTGCTCCAGAGCACTGGACACTAAGGAGACAGGGCAGCTGAACGCAGGGTGTGATGGGGTCCCTGGCCAAAAAAAGGGTAGTTTCAACATAGGCATTATTAGGACAATGTACATTTTAGGTTATAGTCTTAATCGATGTTACCTGATCCTGAATATCCTGAATATAGGACAATGTCcttgtttttagaaaatacacactggggcagccccggtggcggtggctcagcggtttagcgccgccttcagcccagggtgtgatcctggaggccggggatcgagtcccgcgtcgggctccctgcagggagcctgcttctccctctgcctgtgtctctgcctctccctctgtcatgaataaataaaatcaagaaagaaaagaaaagaaaagaagaaaagaaaaagaaaaagaaaaaatacacactgAAGTAACCTCTAAATACTGCAGGGTGAGTAGATCATCAGCTTAAATTGGTCAAGCAGGAAGGTTCGCGAAGGCGCTTTGAGAACGGCTGCCAGCCGACCTGGCGCAGCCCTCTGGTGGCCCTCCAGCCTCACGAAGAGCGCGTCATCACCCCTCGCCactgtgtcccctcccccccctcacATAGACATGATAGCGACCAAAACCTTCACGTCACTGCCTCGCGCAAGCCTGCAGCGCAGTGCATTTGGGGGATTGTAGTTCCTTGCTCCAGTCAAACACACCTAAGCGAGGCACCCTGCCCCGAGAGTGCTGTCCCTTCAGCCCCGGGGCCGCTGTCCTCCAGGCGTCGTACTCACCCTTCCTTACCTGCCCGAGGACTTCCGCTAACAGGCCGCTCCACTTGGCAGCTGGAGTGCAATGGCGGCTCCTAGGCGCCTGCGCACAGCGGTCGCGGGCGCGCGCCCGGTGACGCGCGTAGGgtcggcgggcggggcggggctccccccgcgccccccccgccccccccgccccccccccacgtCGGGTGCTCTGTGtcggggagtggggaggggtggcgTTCTGATATCGGGACCTCCGGCGCGGAAGGCTTTGGCCCTCCCACCAGAGATGCCTGCTTCGAACTCCCAGAGGGGCCCACGCCGGTTATTCCCGGAGCGGGTGTGGGGGTTCCCGCTCGGAGCCCTGGACCAGCCAAGCCCCAGGCCACTGCCCCTGGCGACCGCGAGGGGGCGCAGCTGCTCGGCGTCTGAACCTTCCGGAGATCGCCGAGCGGCCGCGTCGTCGCGGGCGGGTTTCGGGCCACCGCGGGCCCTGCTCGTGGGGCTCGTGGGGCCTGAAAGTGTCTGGCCGTTTCTCGAACCGGGCAGTGTGCGTGCGAGTCGCTGGGGTGcctcttaaaatgcagattcctgggcttttttgggggaaattgttattttttttaggtgaaaGGTGCTTGTttaggcaggggtgggggagcttGGGGTTGTGGACTCCTGCAGCGGATTAAGACCAGCGTTCGGGCTGGAGCAGAATGATTCAAATTCGTCCCCACCCTGTCAGCAGCTGCGTGCCCCTGGCAGGTAGGTCACTCCGCTGGGCCCCAGTGAAGCCCCACAGGGTTTTCAGGCTGACCAGTTCTAACCTTCATATTCCCACTTCTCGCAAGGTGACACCGCCTTGAGGGAGGCTATCAGAGTATAGTGAAGAgacttcctcccttttttttttttttttttttgagattttatttattcatgagggagacacagagagaggcagagacaccggcagagggagaagcaggctccctgcagggagccggacgtgggactcgatcccgggactccacaggccctgggctgcaggcggcgctaaaccgctgagccacccgggctgcccgaagaGACTTATTTCAAAGTGAAAGGGGTACTGCCAGGCACCAGCCCCCAGAGCCAAGCAGCGGGGTAAAGCTGCAACTAGAGGCTCCTCCTAGAGGGATGTGGGGCCCTGCAAGAACTGTCCTGAGCCTCACTGCCTCCCTGAGCAGCCCCACACGTGCATGTATACGCTCACCTGTTGGCATGTGAACCACTCAAGACACCCATGTTCTTTGTTTGCCTCAGAGCCTCCACACTGGCTGTTCTCTCAGCCTGGAATGCCCTTTCCTCCCCTTTTTTTGCCCTTCAAAATGCGCTCAGACCAAAACTTAGGGGAAACCTTCTTCCCTGGACTGCCCATTAGCATTCAGTTGCCCCCTTTGCATTGTGGGTCTGCCTGTGGTGGTGATGTGGGCCTGCCCAGGCTGCAGCACTcatcctccctccccagggccatgtATAAAACAGACCTGGAGCCAACAAGAACACACTCCTTGGTGACTGAAGAAATGAAGGACAGGGCAGCTCAGGCAAGGACCCTCCGAGGGCAGGGCATGTACTCTGGGCCCCTCTGGCCATAGGATGTGAGCAGGGGGGCACTGAAGGAAGTCTAGAGGAGGTAGCTGGGGGGCTGGCCAGGGCAGGTGGGCATTTTGGCCAAAGGTACAACACATAATATTATATTTGTAGATGGAGAGGCAGGCCCAGAGGCGGTGTGGGGACTCAGTCACAAGGCTGGGGGTCATGTTGGCTCAGTTCCTGGTTCCTGGTCCCTATCACTCTGGGCCAGAACCCATGTCTGCTGGCTGATTACAAGCTGATTATAGCAGAGAGCTGGCAGAGGGCTCTGGTTGCTGGGGGCCACCTGGCATCTGGAAGACAGCATTCCAGCCTCTGTCCATTCCTTAGGCAGTGAATCCACTCCAAGTCCCAGGCCGCCGAGGGGCTGGCTGGCCGGCCCTGTGCGAGGTATGTGAAGGAGGCAGCAGTGAGAAGCTAGCCTGAGCCACTTCCATAGAAGGCTGTGGAAGACTCAGGTTGGGTGTCCTGATAAAAAGCAGAGTTGAGTCAGGTGCCGTTCCCGAATTTTTACAGCCTTCAGCCAACCTGTGCCTTCAGATCAAAAGCCCTATGCTGAGGACAGCGAggcaggaaggagcctgggtccccCTAGATGCCTTGTGGGAAGAGCACACATGTTGATCTTGCTCAACAGCTGTGTGGAGTTGCTGTCATATACAGTTTAATTCATTCCTAATTGAGGCAGCATGTGGAGTGGTCAGGATGTTGCgtggcacatggtaggcactcagtAAGTCAATAAGTGTTGACAACCCTTAATACAGAGGCAGGATAGGAGAAGGTGTCAGAGAGGTGTTGGTCAGCACTGGAAAGCAAATGGGGCCTTCTGGACGGATGGGAGTCAGGCAGAGGGACGGACAGGCTGAACCTCCTGGTACTTCTTGGAGTTATAAGACCTGCCCTGAAGACAAAATGGAACAGTCTGAATGTGCTGAAGGTAACTCATGTTGCATGCTCTTGTGTATGAGGCTTTCATAGCAGTTACCTTAGAGATTGCAGCTGAGCCAGGCATACAATAGGTATGGGTTTATGGGATATgaactgaaggagagagagagtgaggtagAAACAGAAActgaggagagaagggggaaaaagtaaaatgaaagcaCTACAAAAAAATTAGAGGAGCTTCAAGGAAGCAGGTGGCTGGATTTAAGGCCTGGCCCACCTGTCTAGAAGTGGCTGGGGAACCACACCTTCCTGTCTGtcatttctcctcccctccctctggctGTGGGCAGAGGTGCTCAtcaccccactccccagccctgtTCTTCTCAGTGGTGCTCTGaattggggggggcgggggtgcctaCAAGCTTCTTGCATTGGCCCCTTCCCTATACTCCCACCCTCCACTGCTGTCTgcccatgtcagggtgaggccaaccCCACAGTGGCAGGCAGCCTGGTTCCTGCCTTTTCCGATACCCCTTGGTGCCCACCACTATGATGTGTGCACAGTGACATACTGATTCAATTTGGAAAACAGGTTCCATTCCCCACCTACCCAAGCCACAGCAGGGTCCTTATTCGCTGGTGGGCAGCCTGGCTTGGGAAGCTGCGCTGCTTCTCCTGGACATTAGGACCAACCCCTGGGTCCTACTTACACACTTTCAGGTAGGGAGCTCACTCCTCGGAGACAGCCCCATGGGGTCTTGACAGCTAGAAACCCTTATTAGTGATCTTTACAGATCCTGAGTCCTCAGGCCAGACTAGTTGAGCAACCACCTACTTCTGGATGTGGGGAGGGCTGTTGGATGGAATCTGCTAGTCCCAGGCAGTGGATTTTTTGAATCACTCTCAGTTTACGATGTCTAGCTGTTTCTTGAAGAGTAGAGCAGCAAACTAAGAAGGGATCTGGTTTTTTGAGAATCCAGATGAGCTGAGATTAAATAGATAAGGTTGTCTTAGAATAAAGGGGACCAAAGTCAGACAAGCCTTGTCATtgtgtcctcttcctcctccttagGCCACCTCAGAGATGGCATTGCCCTGTGCAAGCAGCCTCCCACTGGCCACACCAAtagcctcctcctctgtctctgccacatCTTCCACAACTTCCTAACTGCTGCCTGGACTGGTGCAGTAGGCCACCAGCGTACACATAGCTTCTGGGCTTTTCTCTTACAACCCATCACCCAGGGGCTTGCCCAtgcacagaaaggaaggaaactctcAGCCTGGAGCCTTTCTTTTAATTGTCTTCAGGCCCATCCCTTCTATCTGTCTGATCTTGTAATCCTCACACTGGCCCTAAGTCATAACAGCCATAGCAGACTCTTGTATGGCACTTGCTGTAGATAGTCTTTGTTCTGAGTGCTTTACATACACTCACTTATTTGATCCAACCCACGACTCTTTGAAGGAGGGGCTTtacaatccccattttacagatgcggCAATTAAGACACAGTGAGATCAAGTAACTTTCCTGATGTGACACATGTGCTAAGGGAGGTATGCACATCAATAGATTTCAGcctgctctctcccctcccctgcgtGTTCCCTTCTCCCCTGTCCCCTGATAGTTACCCCAGGGGCTGACTCAGCCCCTGCTCCTGGCTCCAGAAGGTGATAAGCCTCCTCCAACCCCAGCCTTGCTTACCTTCTACAACCCAACCCTAGGAGCTCCATCCCACCCTTGGGGAGCCCCAGGCCCCATGGAAGTAGTCTTGGCTGGGCTCCAGGGGGATGGGGCCATGTGTGATTCGTCCTTTCAAACAGTGGAGCTTCCTGCAGGGCTGACAGCCAGGAGGCCCCACGAGGCAGCTCAAGCCCAGCCACGTgaggctccctcccctcctgctgccccagccctgctgaCTCAGAGCCTGGCTGCCACTGCAGGCACACCACCCCCTCCCAGGGGTGTGTGCTGATGCTGGcgaggtggggcagaggcagcccTAGCAGCATACTGCCTGGCACCCACACAAATTCCTGTGTGGGTTGGGTGGGAATACTTCTTACCTTCTGTCCCATAACTAGTTGTCTTCTTTGAACAATTGATTGTGAACAAGTCCACATCCTGCAGCGTTCTCTCAAGGCATGACTTTCCTGGCTGTAGAACGGCAACTTCACCATTACTCAACTTCCCTCTCCTGATTGTTTCCAGATTCCATGAGGCTGTGGACCTCCTTGTCTAAATATCCCTCCTTTCTGTACCAACAGTTTTATTGTCTCTGGAAAATGGGTCCTATGTGTTCAATTCCAAGGATGAAGACCTGGTAAATATCCCAAGTTTTCTAGATGGCTGTGAGCTGTTGTCAGTGGACAGACTCAAGCCAATAACATACAGCCAATTAACTCCAAAGAGtcactttaactttttaaagaatctggCCTGAGGAGAAAATTAAGACCATTACTTCAATATAGGAGAGTTGGAAAACAAGCTGGGTTTATAATGCTTGAAACCTTCTGCTGCTATGCCACAATGTGTAGGTTCAGCACTTCACAGAGCCCTTTGTTCTAAACAACAATCACATTTCCTGGctaagagagagaaattaaaattcaccaattttttaaaggctttatttctttatttattcatgagagacagagagagaggcagagacctaggcagagggagaagcgggctccctgcaaggatcctgatgcaggactcgatcccggaccccgggatcacgctctgagccaaaggcagatacccaagcactgagccacccagatgtcccaaaattCACCAATTTTGAAGAGTATATGGAGCACCAGAACTCTCAGACTCTGCTTGTGGGAAGGTAACATTATAGCAACCATGTGGAAAACACTAAAGCTGCATGGAACGCATCtcgacccagcaattccactcctgagtATATTCCCAATACCATTTGAGATCACCCCAAAGAATCTAGTGAGGGCAGAATGAAAATGTTCCATATcctggtggtagtgatggtggttaCACAACTGCATCCATTTGTCACAACTCAAAACTGAACCAGATGCTCAAATGGGTGAATTTGACTGCATATAaattgtatcttaattttttaattgaaaactgaaagaaaaaaatataaaacgaACAATTCAATTTAGGAGTGTATTCATATGATGAAATACTATACAACAATGAAAAGAACAAAGCACTGCTAAAGGAAAGATAAACGAATCTCAAAatctgaaagaagccagacataaaactATGAACTGTAGGATTTTGTGTATACAAAGCTCAAGAATAGGAGAAACGAATCTACCATGATAGAGGTGAGAATACTGGGGGACCCTTGGAGTGAGGGAACACAAGAGACCCCTGTGGGATTCTAGAAAGGTCCTGTATCTTGAGCTGTGTGGTAGTTCCTTGGGTCTATGCTCTATGCTTAAGCATGTGTGCCCTTGAGGAAATGTTgattattctttaatttaaaaagaaaacatttttaaaaattgatattacAAGTGACccagtgagggacacctgggtggctcagtggttgagcatctgcctttggctcagggcgtgatcccgggatcctgggatcgagtctcacatcgggctcctcatggggagcctgcttctctatctgcctatgtctccatctctctttcttctctcaagaataaataaaatcttaaaaaaaaaaaaagtgacccagTGAGCAATTCAGATGTCCAGATCTCACCAGAGCCCACTGACTTGGCCAGTCCTGGCCCCATGAAGCTCTTTAACCATGGAAGCAGACTGCTCCCAGGCTGGAATTCCTGCCCCGCCCTGGCTCAAGCAAAACAACCTTTAAAACTGGCCAACAGCCCAGGATTTTAAACCGCTTCCTTGCCTGATCTGTTCCCCTTTATGAGCATCCAGGAAGAAAGTTACCGCTcttgctggggaggaggagggattgGAACTCCTCTGCCCCATCTCCTGGATTTCCCAGGAGTAGATGGATGGGGTCCTGGCCTGAGTTGGAGGGACAAACCTCTGGCATTCCCTTTACCAGGCTCAGGCCCACTCCCCTCAGGGTATATGTCGCACCAGGACCCTCTCTGGAGAAAGTTGTGTTCCCTGGGTTGACCAaggccccctccctgcctccttctcttcccttgcAAAATGAGCTATATACCTACCTGGTAAGCTTAGGAGACAATAGGTAAATGGAACAGTCTAAATGCCTTGTGACCACAGTTATGACTCTGATGGTGTGATATGAAGGGAACAGATGTAGCCTTGAAtgtcagcacctggcacacagcctGGGCATTGTTAGACACTCAGCACCCATTGCTCTCTCCTCCCCATGTGGCCTGATCCTGACCCATGGAGTGGAAAGAGGACACTCAGAGTAGAAGCAAGGCAGCCTAACCCCACCCTGTTGGCTGGGACCAAGGAGTAGGAGAATCCTGGGCAGCTGAAATGCCTGCTCAACGTGTATCTGCTTGTCACTTGGGGGCAAGCATATGTCCTCTCTGGGCATCCCACAGCCTTCCTCCTCTGTATAACCAGGAAGGAGGGAGTGGGGCTTCCTGAGACCATCTAAGCCGAGTGGAGCTGGCAAATCTCAGTATGAcagtgcccagggctgggggcggggggaaggagATTCAGTCTTTGGGCATAAGAATCTTGGGGGGGTGGTGGTAAAGCTAGAGATAGGACAGGCATCATTTAGATTCAGCCTGGGAATCTGGAGTCCCTTGTTGCCCTAACAGGAAATGTCTTTcattttcccatctgc
It includes:
- the AP5S1 gene encoding AP-5 complex subunit sigma-1, whose protein sequence is MVYAFLIHTLRAPQAQDMGLCRVLYSCVFGAENSPDDPRPHGAERDRLLRKEQILAVARQVESMCRLQQQASGRTPMDLQPQSSDEPVPLHEAPVGAFRLAAGDPFQEVRTVVWLGVLSLGFALVLDAHENLLLAEGTLRLLVRLLLDHLRLLTPSANLLLRADRIEGILARFLPHGQLLFLNDQFVQGLEKEFSAAWPR